ATCCAATAACAGTGGGGTCCATCATGCCACCTTTTGAATCCCATTTGGATTTGGGTTTTGGTTTAGGCTTTTCTTTGAGCATATCTTTGTTTTGCAATCGTTCAAGGACATCTTTGGACATTGCCATGGCTGTGCTTTTCTTTCGAATACTCTTTTTGCGTGCCATTGGCTGATGTCGTTGGGTAAACCAACCCGATAAAGCAGCTCCTTTGTCCTCGGCATCAGATACAAATTGTTTGGCATTTTGTAAAATCGAAACATCAAAACTATTAGATCTTGTCGATCGGCCAACATTGGGATCTAAAGTGTTGCTGGTTGTACTGTGATTTGATGTGCCACCAGGGCTAGCTTTAGTCTTTGAGAAACTTGGCGATTCGTCACATTTGTGTATTTCAATGGCGGATGAtgttaaattactaaaaatcgAACTTAGGTCAGTGCGACTTCCGAGGAAGCCAACACCAggtgattttttctttctttgtgaAGCGGCTCTAGAGCTTGAAGGAAGGCATGGAGAAATAATTGCTGGATGTTCAGATGCACGTCTGTAGGATGGAGTTGGTGAGACTCCGGCGGGTATAACTTCTGAAAATCTTCGATTTGTGTATCTTTGTTGGGTGCTAGCTCCAGTTTCGTTAACAGTTTCAACTTCACAGACTTTCTCATTGCTAGTTGTCCATAGTTTCAAGCGGGCTTTTCTCGACTGAACAATGTCATCCATTATGTCTAGTTGTAAGTTGTGAATGCTTCCAATTGGATCTGTAGATGGTGGTCCTGTGGATGCGCTACTTTCTCGGCGGGAGCTCAAGACACGACCGCTACAAAAAATAtgagaattaaaaaagaaaaactgtgTAAGATTTATATTGTATGTAGATTTGGTAATTAGGTATAGAAACATTATAAATGGTTCGAAGGATAccaatttatttcaaaacaaaaataatcggCAGTGTCTTAGAACTCTCTCAATTTTGTTTGATATATAACTTGCTTCTACATAAATACATCAGAGTCAGAGTGACAAACTATGGAAAAacctgagttttttttttaaattgtaggtacattagggtgggtcaaaaaaatcgaaatttttttttttgatttggtactccgaaaaatcgattgctagacccctctagaatatacacaccaaatatgagctctttatattaatgggaaggtcctccgctttgcaattttccatttttacatcaagcttctactaaaaaaaaaataatttttttattaattgactttttagcaaatttcttttcatattcttgtaggaaattgaacgctctacaaaaaaggccttataaacttttttcgtttatctaaccgttgaatagatatttgaggtccaaaaatcgagaaaatctttagaaattcgttttttgttcttaattttgtaacaaattgaaaaattataatgatcaaacgcgcaagacatattcttgttggaaattgattgttccacaaaaaaggtcttaataacttttttcattaatctaaccattctaaagatattcgaggtcaaagttaaaaaaaaatataaaaacattttatatttttaaaaaatttctaattcactgaaacttcattattttcaaattagcaagatatattcttgtaggggcttaaacgttctacaaaaaattccttggaatgaaattgattgctttaaccgtttagaagatattcgtatccaaaccaatgctcactgatttcaatagttttcttatgacccgtatgcattgcgatttggatacgaatatcttctaaacggttaaagcaatcaatttcattccaaggaattttttgtagaacgtttaagcccctacaagaatatatcttgctaatttgaaaataatgaagtttcagtgaattagaaattttttaaaaatataaaatgtttttatatttttttttaactttgacctcgaatatctttagaatggttagattaatgaaaaaagttattaagaccttttttgtggaacaatcaatttccaacaagaatatgtcttgcgcgtttgatcattataatttttcaatttgttacaaaattaagaacaaaaaacgaatttctaaagattttctcgatttttggacctcaaatatctattcaacggttagataaacgaaaaaagtttataaggccttttttgtagagcgttcaatttcctacaagaatatgaaaagaaatttgctaaaaagtcaattaataaaaaaattatttatttttagtagaagcttgatgtaaaaatggaaaattgcaaagcggaggaccttcccattaatataaagagctcatatttggtgtgtatattctagaggggtctagcaatcgatttttcggagtaccaaatcaaaaaaaaaaaatttcgatttttttgacccaccctaaggtacatatttataaaaaaattattaaaaaaaaaaccgttccaacgatttcaatttttgttttctaaaaatgcatctttttaaaagaaaataaactgcattctctttaatttaatttaaagagttgttttttttttcaagagcgaattttatgtttttcttataacttgcgatatacatacatatgtaattactacgtataggtactatagaatagggcaagtttagaattcgtaaaaaaatcgagataacaatcagacatgacattacgatgatagagaatgcaaaaaaaaaaaataggttttctCAAAGACGGCTTTAAcgatattaatttaaaaaatatacattacattgttaagcctagtacgccGCTGAAGCGtaaagaaattttccatacaaaaataacataatgaaattttgaaataatcgattcaaattttgtttttcttttcatttttctagGGAAAAATTgaagagttttcactcatttttcacttactttttattgtCCTGTGAAGTTTTTTGACTCCATGAGCAGTGTTGTTTTTCTagactttaaattaatttggattttttttattttgactttaaactcgatgatatttttttcttagcattttcgttgtcgacgttagagacttgaaagttgttcgtttcgcttcagctgcgtactaggcttaatgtGGCAACTAATAtcgtatttttgaaataaaaatatttttggatcgttgatacttgccatagaaccattttcttGAAGTCTTACTTTTTCTTAAACAACCCGAccgatttcattaaaaaaatttgcataaaaacgttttagtaactcttatattaaaattaaagaacatatttttgaatttttttgaagaatcaatttttagaaaatggtccaatgaattttatttaaaatttgttcttatGTGGCAATTAATATTGTTCTTTTAATGccgtgtgatttttttttttaattttgaaaattattatcaagaaaaaaactatttaaaaagaaaacgacttcaacgattttcaaaaactttgttcaaaaaattaaacggcATACTTTGTTTGAAGGTCAAAACCCTTTTTAAGCAgatgtttttgtaactttaaaccaaattttatattgatttttttttttttttaatttcttaaaaaaattcttttacatgtataaatatttaataagctTTTTAATATTCCAAGCAACTTTAACGATCAGAGCAATCTTTCAAAGAAcggatttttttggtttctgtatatctcgtacaagactaaTCCGATTGCCAAAGTGATGTTTAAGAAACCgtagtattaaaattttaaaaaatatttcaaaaaacacatttttggattttaaaaaatacttcaaaattttttctgaaaaatttaattttttgaaaacgggttggtgaaaaatgtttcaatttcgattttatgtgtaaattaattcaaaaaacggctgtaaaaacgattttacaagttttgtattctaaaaattcctttttatacaataaaTCAGATggtataatttgttttgttataaaaatctttaaaaacggtgtttcattaattataaaaacattttttgacactatcgaaatttttttaatacagcttcAATATAAGAGTTgtgcatttaattaaattaaaaccaattggcagcttttttgttttttctattttgcataCTTATATCCTTCAGTCTGCCAAATTTCATTAAAGTTtgtcaagaaatatttttttttttaattttttacaacaaaaagtATGAAAAGCACCACTGTGCGTCATCTTTTTCGCCTCGGAATgtgttttattataattataattttaaattttgatggaaaaaaacatttggtggtagtaaaatttataattgcAATATTAGTAAGAGAAAAAGCTGCTAATATTCCAGAGGTGTATTGCCTATGTCTATGCTAAATTTAGTGCCACCTGTTGAAATTGTTTGGGACTATATCCATGTACTGTATAATGTACATATACTTTACAGGGATTATGAAATTAGGATAAcaataaaatccaaaactttTTCATGGACAGATTAAAATCTATTTCTGTCAGTTTTAtccttaaaatatttatatttttatatgctGTATACAATAAACTAGACCAACACTATAAAGTATTATATTTAATCGATAATTTAAAACAagtattagtgtattttatttgcgagatatcaaatcaaaattcaaaattatttttaataaatatttatctctTTTTGTCAGGAGTAACCTCTTATTAACCTCAAAACATAATAAGCTCCAAACCACCATAATTACAACCATATTGACATTGAATAAACAATCCCATTTCTGTTGAACTTAATCTAAAATATAGATTTGAAataataatgtcaaaaaatggttgttttgtgtgtttttaaaCATAAACGTACATTTATATTTTCTATCAGCCAACGCAAGTTGTTGCACATTATAGAGAAAGAGACATTATACATATTTATACGATGACAATTTTAACACGATTTAAATTCAACCCACCGCAAAATGTCCGGAAACTGTTTGCGGTTATGTTTTGCAACGACCCAtaaccatcaaatttccaacgTTAGCGATGTCGATGTCAAATTCACTTCAATTCTGTTTCACTTTCTGCTACTGATGCCATTCGGGTTGGTCTTGGTTGGTGTTTGGTGAGATGGTGGTATGCTGACATGCTGAAAAATTCTATGCTTTTGGGTAATACCAATACCAACTGCTGCTACTGGTCGTAGGTAGATATTGTTAGTTTCGCATTTGCATTTAGAAATGTGTTCAAGTAAATTATGCAAAAACGGACACGAAATGTGTTAGAATTTTGTTCAGTAAGGCATTTTGGATGGCACTTATTCACTGTGAatatgtgtgtatgtgtgtaacTTGATGGATGTTTGAAATgcttgaataaaacaaaaaaaaaaaaatggttttgtcaCAGCGTATATTAAAGTTACATTTGGGCTTCATCACAGCAATAacatttgacagtttttctgGTGAAGATTTAAGGAAGATCGTATATTGCCATTACTGAAGTTTTAAAGGAGAGACAGATTTCAGTTCGAAATAAAACC
This DNA window, taken from Episyrphus balteatus chromosome 2, idEpiBalt1.1, whole genome shotgun sequence, encodes the following:
- the LOC129912190 gene encoding uncharacterized protein LOC129912190, whose product is MDKFRQRRSSFSPFGSSKNQEPLIVVEESGATEEDDQSSSGTPTYRASLDIDSPVNPYLLSPWRDPRESRKHSLPSQQVTEGITASQVRRLSERGGEGSGPSPNEAAFLATLSQSKAPSGRRHSVVTISKIPAAIFSRSRRESVAAFPLPTSGRVLSSRRESSASTGPPSTDPIGSIHNLQLDIMDDIVQSRKARLKLWTTSNEKVCEVETVNETGASTQQRYTNRRFSEVIPAGVSPTPSYRRASEHPAIISPCLPSSSRAASQRKKKSPGVGFLGSRTDLSSIFSNLTSSAIEIHKCDESPSFSKTKASPGGTSNHSTTSNTLDPNVGRSTRSNSFDVSILQNAKQFVSDAEDKGAALSGWFTQRHQPMARKKSIRKKSTAMAMSKDVLERLQNKDMLKEKPKPKPKSKWDSKGGMMDPTVIGSAIEGFLRRSTGTTSSSSSSKGAVPKDRGARSRIPATARATMNWFSRTEEDDSKDTCDASLCSTLKDLFVK